From Aspergillus fumigatus Af293 chromosome 3, whole genome shotgun sequence, a single genomic window includes:
- a CDS encoding phosphotransferase family protein, which produces MSRGKRVTRLWMLGFQSYSRLRLRQIGDFVVKHRKGVPTELCEPKAGAFKVSFRMEFEDGGSAVIRFPKPGASMFPEEKIRNEVSVIRYLKDNTSIPVPFILHWGTKEESPLGLGPFIIMEYIDHAMDLGAALSTPGLNIENRPIPDPHIDSNKLEMLYGQLADILLQLPKLSFPRIGSLTQVDDFTWEVTRRPLSINMNELIRLGTLPRSKLPATSFENASSYYKALADLHLEHLVHQRNDAVDSVNDCRGKYVPRQLFRNLARDGRLVSSLKKLWCDDLRPSNVLVNANLQIVGVVDWEFTYAAPADFSFAPPWWLLLEQPEYWPDGIEAWTEVYESRLQTFLNVLIKREVEAIRQGRLKEDQKLSGPMQQSWESGHFWVTYAARKNFAFDAIFWQKLDCRFFGPSGVPEGNRWKQRVDLLDEEEKYYMEELVNQKFEHMKERVLAWEPNEVYLEKV; this is translated from the coding sequence ATGTCGCGTGGGAAGAGAGTGACGCGATTGTGGATGCTTGGGTTTCAAAGCTATTCAAGACTGAGACTAAGACAAATTGGTGACTTTGTTGTCAAGCATCGGAAAGGCGTCCCTACAGAGTTATGTGAGCCCAAAGCAGGAGCATTTAAGGTGTCGTTTCGGATGGAATTCGAAGACGGTGGCTCAGCGGTTATCCGCTTCCCAAAGCCTGGTGCTAGCATGTTCCCTGAAGAAAAAATCAGGAATGAGGTTTCCGTGATTAGGTATCTTAAGGATAATACATCAATTCCTGTTCCATTCATTCTACACTGGGGCACAAAGGAGGAAAGCCCTCTAGGTTTGGGCCCGTTTATTATCATGGAATACATTGATCATGCCATGGATTTGGGTGCGGCATTGAGCACACCCGGGCTCAATATTGAAAACCGCCCGATCCCTGATCCACATATTGATAGCAATAAGCTTGAAATGCTGTACGGACAGCTTGCGGATATCTTGCTACAGCTACCTAAGTTGTCCTTTCCTCGGATAGGTTCTCTTACCCAGGTGGATGACTTCACATGGGAAGTAACACGCCGGCCTCTATCCATCAATATGAATGAACTGATCCGGCTAGGAACGTTACCACGGTCGAAGCTGCCAGCCACGTCCTTCGAGAACGCTTCCTCTTATTATAAAGCACTCGCAGACCTACACCTTGAGCATTTGGTTCACCAACGGAATGACGCAGTTgattctgtgaatgattgTCGAGGGAAGTACGTCCCTAGACAGCTCTTCCGTAACCTCGCCAGGGACGGCCGACTTGTCTCCTCGCTCAAAAAATTATGGTGTGACGATCTTCGACCCTCTAATGTGCTGGTGAACGCAAACTTGCAAATTGTTGGGGTTGTTGACTGGGAATTCACCTATGCTGCTCCTGCGGATTTCTCCTTTGCACCACCATGGTGGTTGCTTCTCGAACAGCCGGAGTACTGGCCAGACGGGATTGAGGCTTGGACAGAGGTGTATGAATCTCGTCTACAAACTTTCCTAAACGTGCTTATCAAACGAGAAGTCGAGGCTATCAGGCAGGGAAGGTTGAAAGAGGACCAAAAACTTTCCGGTCcaatgcagcaaagctggGAAAGTGGACACTTTTGGGTCACTTATGCGGCGAGGAAAAACTTTGCCTTTGATGCTATCTTCTGGCAGAAACTTGACTGTCGATTCTTTGGGCCTAGTGGGGTCCCAGAAGGGAATCGATGGAAACAGAGGGTTGACCTccttgatgaagaagagaaatacTATATGGAAGAGCTGGTGAATCAGAAATTTGAGCACATGAAAGAAAGAGTTTTAGCATGGGAACCGAATGAAGTGTATTTAGAAAAGGTGTAA
- a CDS encoding Hsp70 family protein: MDGKEVVAVHKPWDDDWGPDIVVGVDFGMTCTGVAYSIGPEWLPPRTIQRWPGKLISELANKVPTAIEYESPSHSVKSWGFLCNTEDPASDIKEYFKLHLAPGAHQGGKITRAEAQRWLQDYIRCVCQHVTAHFRDTLPSFAACKVEWVFSVPTTWKDVRMVEETRHLLQRAINMSSPGMSPENNRAVVGLTEAEAAAVYACRQHYQMNDIVLVCDAGGGTTDVNILQLKSARGEPTKLDQFGSVEGRPIGSVFIDRGMHSLICGRLSKLHDRLEMSPSHTAWRMVLGRFQRLKCAFGTPAAANTPSLKLDVPGLKPGADVPGQMSISWDDLQQCFDAKIAEMFDLLDGQIRHMHDRFATERISCLILSGGFGSSPYVRKRLMERYGSEIGNGHGNTTAMRILMAEEPQLAAVHGLVLDRIQLLKQGVLTFGSRCSPVSYGIICDQLYIPEKHAGELIRQDPHDQLSYAIDQIDWLVVQGSPVPPTGFSKEFQLKLEPGREVETFQVHIVMSHYPPALLPKSMSHKGVERVCTLHISTEGVDKKLKNRHWYNRKPVFWKGTFSVKVVVGPADLAFQLWSKDQRIRSSSHPPIALKWMSAGV; this comes from the exons ATGGACGGGAAAGAAGTCGTTGCAGTCCATAAACCCTGGGATGATGACTGGGGACCAGATATCGTAGTTGGGGTTGATTTTGGGATGACCTGCACAG GAGTCGCCTATTCAATCGGCCCAGAATGGCTGCCCCCGAGAACCATCCAGCGGTGGCCGGGAAAGCTCATCAGTGAGCTGGCCAACAAAGTGCCCACTGCAATTGAATATGAATCTCCTTCGCACAGCGTCAAGTCATGGGGGTTTCTCTGCAACACCGAGGACCCGGCATCGGACATCAAGGAGTATTTCAAACTGCACCTGGCACCTGGCGCTCACCAAGGCGGAAAGATCACTCGGGCAGAGGCTCAGCGATGGCTCCAGGACTATATCCGTTGCGTATGTCAGCATGTCACCGCACATTTCAGAGATACTCTCCCCTCCTTTGCTGCTTGCAAGGTCGAATGGGTATTCAGCGTGCCCACAACATGGAAGGATGTCCGTATGGTTGAAGAAACGCGTCACCTACTGCAGCGAGCGATCAACATGAGCAGTCCGGGGATGTCCCCAGAGAATAATCGCGCCGTAGTTGGGCTCACTGAGGCAGAGGCGGCAGCTGTGTATGCTTGCAGGCAACATTATCAG ATGAATGACATCGTCTTAGTTTGTGATGCAGGAGGTGGGACCACA GATGTCAACATTCTCCAACTCAAGTCCGCCCGGGGCGAGCCAACAAAACTCGATCAGTTTGGCAGCGTCGAGG GACGACCCATTGGCTCAGTTTTTATCGACCGTGGGATGCATAGTCTGATTTGCGGGCGGCTATCCAAGCTTCATGATAGACTGGAAATGTCTCCATCGCATACCGCATGGAGGATGGTTCTCGGCCGATTCCAAAGACTCAAATGCGCGTTTGGCACCCCTGCAGCAGCAAATACCCCGAGCCTTAAATTAGACGTCCCCGGCCTCAAGCCGGGTGCTGACGTCCCC GGCCAGATGAGCATCTCTTG GGATGATTTGCAACAATGCTTTGACGCAAAAATAGCCGAGATGTTCGACCTGCTCGATGGCCAAATCCGACACATGCATGATCGATTCGCAACTGAACGCATT TCATGCCTTATTCTGTCAGGGGGGTTTGGCAGCTCACCGTATGTTCGCAAACGACTGATGGAAAGATACGGCAGTGAGATTGGAAATGGACATGGCAATACTACGGCCATGCGGATTTTAATGGCCGAGGAACC ACAGCTTGCTGCCGTTCACGGTCTAGTCCTAGATCGCATCCAGCTACTTAAGCAAGGTGTCCTCACTTTTGGATCCCGATGCTCCCCAGTCAGCTACGGGATCATCTGCGACCAGCTTTACATCCCGGAAAAACACGCCGGAGAGCTTATCCGCCAGGATCCGCACGATCAGCTCAGTTACGCGATTGATCAGATAGATTGGTTGGTTGTCCAG GGCTCACCAGTCCCTCCAACCGGATTCTCCAAAGAGTTCCAGCTCAAACTAGAGCCCGGCCGGGAAGTCGAGACTTTCCAGGTCCACATTGTCATGTCACACTATCCGCCTGCGCTGCTTCCGAAAAGTATGTCTCACAAGGGGGTTGAGCGGGTATGCACCCTGCACATTTCGACCGAGGGAGTagacaagaagctgaagaaccGCCACTGGTACAACCGAAAGCCGGTCTTCTGGAAGGGCACGTTTAGCGTCAAAGTGGTGGTCGGACCTGCAGACCTGGCTTTTCAACTGTGGTCCAAGGACCAAAGGATCAGAAGCAGCAGTCATCCGCCGATTGCACTGAAGTGGATGTCTGCCGGGGTTTAA